The DNA segment CTTCCGGCGCATCGCCACGCGATATGACAAGCTCGCCCGGAATTTCTTGGCCGCTGTTCATCTCGCCGCTCTCGTCGCATATTGGCTCAATTGAGTCTGGACCCTAGCACTACTTTGGCAGATTTTGGCGATTGAACGGCGGGACTGGATTCCCGAATCAGATTTTCAATGATTCATAGGTGGTCGGCTGTTGGAGGGCCGACCATGGGAAACTCGTCGAAGTGGGAAGATGAACTTGGACGCTGGCTCAAGCCGTTCCTGGATCGCTTGGGTCACAAGGCGCGGCGGCGGATGTGTCCGCTGTATGTTTCCGGACTGATTGGACCGGGCGATCGCAAGAGCGTGCAGCCGATGGCGGCGCGGCTGGCGCCGGGCGAGTATGACCAGTTGCACCATTTCATCGCTGATGGCGTCTGGGATGCTGCGCCATTGGAGTCGGAACTGCTCGTTCAGGCCGATCGTCTCGTCGGCGGCGAGGATGCGGTGCTGGTGATCGACGACACGGCGATGCCGAAGAAGGGCGATCGTTCGGTTGGTGTCGCTCCGCAATATGCCTCGTCTCTCGGCAAGACGGCCAATTGCCAAACGTTGGTGTCG comes from the Pirellulales bacterium genome and includes:
- a CDS encoding IS5/IS1182 family transposase, with amino-acid sequence FRRIATRYDKLARNFLAAVHLAALVAYWLN